The Elaeis guineensis isolate ETL-2024a chromosome 3, EG11, whole genome shotgun sequence region agtgtttCAGCACtgaagaaatgttaattcatcATATTCAAATTCACGTGTGCACGTACACATGTGAAACTCGGTAATTGGGTCAGTCATGGTGGTTAATAAATGAATTTAACCATGCCAAGTCTTTCTTGTATGATTAGCATGTAAAGTTCCACTTTAAATGCAGTATGCAGATGATTGTATTGCCTTGTAATTGGTTTCATAGGAGGATCCATGGTGAATGCTATTGTGGCTTATTTCGACTTAGATGGTGTAAGTTTAGATTATGCTGTCCAAATGCATTTGTGGAGAAGGTTTACATGATCATATATCTTAAATCCTGTGCTGGATTCAAATATATCATCTGAAATGGGTTATTTGTGATTAACTTTTTGAGACAGCTTTCTCAGCATATATTGCCTGAATGAAGAGAAACTTCTAAAAGAACTCATTCAGGTGaacaagatttttatttttttaatcgttCAATCCCTGCTGAAGGCTAATCCTTCAGTGATGTGATGTTGGCTTGATGTATATGCTTGAATCTTGCTAGAGTGGTCAATGAAGCTAGAGAATTAGCAATCTTCTAGATGCTATCTTATTGTTCATAGCTGCAAATTATCAAGAAGATTACCTATAAAGATAGGGTTTTAGGGCCCATGGATGTTTTCTTTATTCTCCTCCTTTTACTTCTGGTAAAGTCGATATTCATCTATTTTAGCCATAACTACAATTAATATAACAACCACGTCTGCATGAGCTAAATTATAGGGAACTGAAGTGTGAAAGTGTAGGAGCAAGAAATCTGGAGGTGATGAAAGGCTCCGCTACTTTCAGTTAAGGACATTCCCACATGAATATGTGCACTTCCAATACTTTCTTGCTTGTTATTTTTATTCATTTTGAGTTGCTTAGTCACAGTGGATTTCCTTTAAGTTTATGAGATTTCTTGGGTGTTAAATTAGGTCTGGTGTTGTATTTCATATGAAGAGTGCCACTGTTATTATTGGCTGTGTATGTTTGTGAACCTGGAAATCCTAACAAGAGACACCATTAATTGAAGTAACCTGCTTCCTGTTGGCTTCTCCTTTAATAATGCATTTTTCCAGCCAATAGGATGTGATTTGACCTAATTGGCATTTCAGGAGTAACAAAACATGAACCTACTTGTCTTGGAAATACTTGCTATACTGTTTAGTGCCAGGCATGGATGATGCATGTGGTCTATTCAGGAGGAAGGATCATATGGTGGATATCTGTTATCCCCTCAATCATGATTATTTAGAATACATTTGCTTAAATATGCCCCATCGAGATTATCTACTTATTTTGCTTTTTTTGTTACTTTAGTAGAGAGCAAAAATGGATGAGTTTATGTACTCAAAGAAGAGTTATTTTTAGAGGGGAAGCAAGCAATCTTGCTTGCAGATTATTTAGCTTCACTATGCTTTTGCATTTTATGCAGTAGAAGATCACTTTTATATTTTCTGTCAACAAGTTCATCTTTTGTTTCACCTTTACACACATATGGAGAGAAAATAAGGGTCCCTATTTACATATTTCTTCTTGTTTGTGGATTTCATCTCATAAGCCAAGCCAGTTTTCCTTTTGCAGGAATTGAAATTGATGATGAGGAGCTTGCTCGTTTTGTAGAGCATGTTGATAAGGATAACAATGGGATTATAACTTTTGAAGAATGGAGAGATTTCCTTTTGCTTTACCCCCATGAAGCAACCATCGAGAACATTTATCAGTACTGGGAGAGAGTATGCCTTGTTGATATAGGTGAACAGGCTGTTATTCCTGAAGGTATAAGTAAGCATGTGAATGCAAGCAAGTACTTGATTGCCGGAGGAGTAGCTGGAGCAACTTCTCGTACAGCTACTGCTCCTCTTGATCGTCTTAAAGTGGTTATGCAAGTGCAGACGAAACGTGCACACATTATTTCAGCAATAAAGGACATATGGAGAGAGGGCCATTTCTTGGGATTTTTTAGGGGGAATGGCATAAATGTTATGAAGGTTGCACCTGAAAGTGCAATAAGGTTTTACACATATGAGATGCTAAAAGATTTGATTGTCAAAGCCAAAGGAGAAGATAAGAGTAACATTGGTGCTTCTGGCCGTCTTGTTGCTGGTGGTTTAGCAGGTGCTGTGGCACAAACTGCAATTTACCCCATGGATCTTGTGAAAACACGACTGCAGACTTACTCATGTGAAGGTGGAAAAGTTCCTAATCTTGGTACATTGTCAAAAGATATATGGCTGCATGAAGGGCCTCGAGCTTTCTATAGAGGCCTCATCCCATCTCTTCTTGGAATTATCCCATATGCTGGTATAGATCTTGCGGCATATGAGACCCTGAAAGATATGTCTAAAACATATATGCTTAAAGACTCTGGTAAGTTTGTCCACATATTATTATTCATGCTGCTTTTATCACATATCATTTCTCTTTCTTGATGCCTTTATGAAATGATGTCATATTCTGAGAGTTTTGCATTTTATGTAGAACCTGGCCCACTCGTGCAACTGGGTTGTGGTACTATTTCAGGAGCTCTTGGAGCAACATGCGTTTATCCCTTGCAGGTTATAAGAACAAGGTAATTCATGTTAAAGTTATGTATTTTGATTGTGGCTTTTGCATCTGGTGTTTATAGTTAATACTATGACATTCCTCTCTGAATTTTCATAATGGTTTACTGCATTGTCAATGTGCAGAATGCAAGCCCAGCGCACTTACTCAACCACTGCATATCAAGGAATGTCTGATGTGTTTTGGAGAACCCTTCAGCATGAAGGTTTTTCAGGATTCTATAAAGGAATTTTTCCAAATCTGCTCAAAGTGGTTCCATCTGCAAGTATTACTTATCTTGTTTATGAGACCATGAAAAAAAGCCTTTCTCTTGATTAAAGGAATTTATAATTTTGCCTTGTAGCCGCTATTATTGACATGGCTGACTATAGAGTTCATGATGACGATAACGAGGATAAGGTTACTGATTAAGTAGGTGATATGATTGTTTCAGTTATATGATGGTATTTTTTCCTTCAGAATATGATGTAAAGGTCATTTTAGCAACTCTATTTGCAAAGCTATTTGGAAATAATATCAGGGCTATCTTCAAGGCCTGACATTGGACTTCGAGGTAATGTCCCCTTTCTTCTCGGCGGCACTCCGATATATTAAtaactatatatttttcttaattttttctcaACATATAAGTTTTAAGTGTATCTATATCACATAGACAAAGTTTTATTTCTTTCTAGAATCATTGTTCTTCAGGTCGTGCTTTGTTAGTAATCTGCATCACAATTAGAACTTCTGCAgagggaaaagagagaggagacaaAAAAATATTACAGCTTTAGAAGCAGTGCATATATAGCCTTGCTTTGTACATGAAAAATATATGTTCAGAGCATAGCTATTCCTTAACGTTGGTGTGTGCTTTAGATCTGCCCCCTTTCCCTTGCACATTAATTAGCTTTTCAGCATCACAATAatctgatttcatgcatgtaaacaTGTTGCAATATGCCATATGCCATGTCAATGTGGACTGCGGTCTTCTTTAGTTTTTCATGCAAACATATTTGAAGGTTCTGGGTGCAATTTGAGTCTCACTTTTTAGGGTATTCTTAATGTAGACATGGGTGTTGATGTTTGCAAATAGTGCAAAAGGTGTTATTCTTGGACTTCCAAATCATATGATACAATCACTTTATGCATGTGTGC contains the following coding sequences:
- the LOC105033973 gene encoding calcium-dependent mitochondrial ATP-magnesium/phosphate carrier protein 2 isoform X1, which codes for MSGAGQAAVEQHVGFPAKMAAEDEQQQRRSVGGCNPVRKPGPVSMDHVLLALRETKEEREVRIRSLFNFFDAAGLGHLDYAQIEAGLSALRIPAEYKYARDLLKVCDANRDGRVDYQEFRRYMDDKELELYRIFQAIDVEHNGCILPEELWDALVKAGIEIDDEELARFVEHVDKDNNGIITFEEWRDFLLLYPHEATIENIYQYWERVCLVDIGEQAVIPEGISKHVNASKYLIAGGVAGATSRTATAPLDRLKVVMQVQTKRAHIISAIKDIWREGHFLGFFRGNGINVMKVAPESAIRFYTYEMLKDLIVKAKGEDKSNIGASGRLVAGGLAGAVAQTAIYPMDLVKTRLQTYSCEGGKVPNLGTLSKDIWLHEGPRAFYRGLIPSLLGIIPYAGIDLAAYETLKDMSKTYMLKDSEPGPLVQLGCGTISGALGATCVYPLQVIRTRMQAQRTYSTTAYQGMSDVFWRTLQHEGFSGFYKGIFPNLLKVVPSASITYLVYETMKKSLSLD
- the LOC105033973 gene encoding calcium-dependent mitochondrial ATP-magnesium/phosphate carrier protein 2 isoform X2; this translates as MHFAGGALGRARQGSFPFAGIEIDDEELARFVEHVDKDNNGIITFEEWRDFLLLYPHEATIENIYQYWERVCLVDIGEQAVIPEGISKHVNASKYLIAGGVAGATSRTATAPLDRLKVVMQVQTKRAHIISAIKDIWREGHFLGFFRGNGINVMKVAPESAIRFYTYEMLKDLIVKAKGEDKSNIGASGRLVAGGLAGAVAQTAIYPMDLVKTRLQTYSCEGGKVPNLGTLSKDIWLHEGPRAFYRGLIPSLLGIIPYAGIDLAAYETLKDMSKTYMLKDSEPGPLVQLGCGTISGALGATCVYPLQVIRTRMQAQRTYSTTAYQGMSDVFWRTLQHEGFSGFYKGIFPNLLKVVPSASITYLVYETMKKSLSLD